The Agelaius phoeniceus isolate bAgePho1 chromosome 2, bAgePho1.hap1, whole genome shotgun sequence region ACTTCATTTGGGCAAGGAGTAAATTCTTATTTTGTGTACTTCTCATATGATTTCCCTGAAGAACAAAACACACTGTGAGCTTTTTTTTGAAGACAAGGAAGAAGAAGCTAGCAGGTACCCAAATCCAGGCAGGTCTCTTTCCTATcactgtcttaaaaaaaaagtgtgttttgGACTAAGGAGTACCATAAGCTGCAACAATCCTGGACTTACAGCTTGTTTAGCAATTCTGTACCTCCGTCCACTCCGCTGGGAGTCTGCCATGAAGCTTCTTACCTGTGTTGTGTAAACAAAAGACATCAGGCTTTTCTGGACTTTTTCCCAAGCCTTTCCCTCCATGTCTTTCCCTCTCTGCCACACACAGTGGTGCACAGGCCTGTGCTGTTGCACACAACCTTGCCTCACCACAACACCTCCTACCTCTgtcaaacagagagatgactTTCCTTCTCCAGTTCTCCAGGGCAACAACTAACATTTTTCATTGCTGCTGTACACAGTAcagcaggcacaggctctgcctAGGTGTGAAGTACTCTTCTGTATCTCACATTGGACTGGAACTGGCCTGAAAATAGGGATAAATAACCCTCCCAACAGCTATTCTTCACTCTTAAACAAGTCTCCCCTCTTGCAATTACAGGATAAGACTTGTCAGTATCTTTAGCTGCCATGGAGTTTGATCACTGAGTGCATACACGATTTGTGCatgttaattttattaatttcatgCATATATCAAGTTACTCATGTCTTCCTGCCCAGTTTCCAGGGTTTACCTCAAAGGGGCCTGTGGAAGGGAACAGTGAGGGAAACAACAGGGCATAAATAACAAAGACCAAATCAAGTAAGAGCATACTAAAAATTCCAAGGAAAACACTAAGGAAGAAAATGGGGAATATTGTCCTTCTTGGTACCCCAGCGCGTCTTATTCTTTTCAGACAGACATACCACAATCAGCTTAAGCCAACTTAAGTTGCATCTGCAACCAGTCTTCCACACGACCATCTACACATTTCACCAGCCCTCAGTGATGCCTGCCTCACCAAGAGAAGCAATATGAAGAGTTCACCTCACTGAAACCTTTATTTAGGTAGGGGACTGGGTTAGTTTTCAATGGGGCCAGTTCCTGAGCAGCCAAATGAGTGTTAGTGCTGGTGCTTTTTAGGCAGTAGAAGTACAGAGCTGGTGGTGGTGGAAGAGAGGAGGCAGGACAGCTCCTTTGAGCAGCTTAGGCTCATAATGAAGATGCCATTTCAAAGTGCACTTTCCCAGTGTCTCCAACCTGATATAAAGGAAGGCCAGCTGCTGAGAACAGCActctctcttcctctgctcACAGCTCTTCCATCTTCACTTTTATAGCAGGGTAAAAGTCGCTGGCTTGGTGTGGGCCAGCTGTGCATCAGCACCTGCCCAAGGGTTGTGGGAGGTGAGCATGGTCAGAGCAGAGCTCCTCTTCCTTCAAAGCAGCTCACCAAGAGATCAGCCTAGAAGCATGGCTAAACTTGTTCTCTGCAGCAAGCCTGTCCTGAAAGGTGATGTTACCATTTTTAAGGAGGAAAAGCAAGTGGATGACTTGTCAGCAGCTCTCCAGAAGAAGATGATGATTTAGAGGCACAAAAACTGAAAGAAGCAGATAAACTTCTCTGTCTCAGAGCCTGAGGTAATGGAATTGAAGAGAACCCAGAGGGCTTGTAAAGAAAGCTTCAGATTTATACAAAAGAAAAGCTTATGAAAGAGTATAACTAATCAGGTATGAGCAATCATGGGAGAAGGAACAAGGGAGAATTTTCTTCCAGCAGAAGATTTTAAATTAGGGTCACTTCTGGTTAAGCCTTATTTCATGTTTAGCACAGTAATTTCAACAAGTTCCTACTGAAGAACAAAGGCTTGGAGGAAAGATGGGAATCTTCTATCTCCACTACTTCAAGAATATCCAAATTTTTCTGTAGTGCAGCTTTGCTTCATAATGGGTTTGTGGCAACAAACAGCAGAGCTCAGTTTCTTAGTAACTGCAGATCAGGGATACTGAGCTCACCTTTCCTTCTTATTTACAGCCTCACAAACACAATTTGGGCTCTGACTACTTGGCTGGACTCTCTCCAACTCATCCCTCCTCACCAGGATAAAGGGACTGCAGGCCAAATTTTGCTCACAGAGCACCTGTGCCTCCCATATGCTTGAATAGGTGTATCTATATAATAACAGCTTTTCTGGGAAATGTACAGGAGGTTCCAGGTCTCTCTCGCTGGTATTGGATACACACAGGCAGCAGGCCTGTTATGTAAGAAAGGGCCAGATTACACAAACAATTTTCCACTTTCAAAGAGATTCAAACTGCCTTTCCAGTTCAGCTCAGGCTGCTCACTCGGGTGGCAAGTGTGAACTGGAAGACCTGCTCTCTCTAGTCAGACTCCTAGCAATTAGCTCTTTTGGACTGTGGAGAGGTATGCAAAAtagcctttttctttctttcaggaaAAGGCTGAAATTTTATTGTTCACAGAATGTTAAGtcatttaaggaaaaaaaattacagaatttAGTAAGCTGGAAGGTTTTTACAGAGAGTGGTGTTCAAACCAGTCTGCATTCACAGAGAATGAGGCTCTCTACTGGTTTCTAAGACAGCAGGTTATAGGACAATAAAGCAGGGTATAATTCTTTATCCCAATTCCACAGAGACTAGAAGAATCTACAGATTTTCTCTTCCTATTGGACTCCACAGAATTTTCTATATGGTCAATTTTTTTCACACTTTTCCTTATGCAGATAACTCCCTGTCACTGCTTTCCATGGAGATAAGGTATATATTTTAGACATCAATCAGACATCTTAGTAAATGTACCACATGACCatcttaaagaaaaagaagcccTGGACAAGTTGAGCCACTTGTCCCAGTCCTGTAAACAACACAAAGGGATGATCAGAAGCTACTCTGAAAGTTACTGTAAACATCCAGATTGGTCCTGGAGAGACACATGGGAACAAAATGGTttggagaaagaaacaaacaagcCACCCAAATCTCCCACAAAGGTACATGCCCAACCATTTTTGTTTCCCTAAAGAccttttaaaagagaaataaaaataggtTTAAACTTACTCATTTACTCATCTGCTGAAGTGCTCTTGGCACTTGCCCCATCTCCTTTTTCTGGCTAGTGTGATttcccaggccctgctccacAGCTGGACCCAAGCCAGTTCAGGACAATGAGCTACCACTGGCCCTGCAAGAACTATAGGAGATGATTTTTATCAAGCTTTTGTGCCCAGGGGAGGTTAGTACCTGAATGTGTAAACATCTCTGAAGAGATACTGAAAGCTCATCACTCAGGAGAAGAGCGACCTCCTTAGAAAGAAAGGAAGCAAGACCAAGCAAACAGGTAAAAAAACATGGGTCACAAAAACTTTTCTCTCTTACCTACACCAAATTACCAGTGTAACTTAAACATCCCAGAGGTCTTTCATTTAGAGGTGCAATGGAGAGGGAAGACAGATCTGCTTGAAGTGGACTTGGCTGGAAAGACCTGGGTATTGAAAAAGGAGTCCCTCTTTTTGCAGCTGCCCATGTCAGTGGGGAAAAAGCTGATTGGGGTAAAGTTCTTCCTGAGAGTCCCATTCCTACTTTTCACAATTCCTGGACattatttgctttgcttgcCAGGAGCTGTCTAAACTCTGAGACTTGATGATATTCCTTCAGTGACATTTTGCTCGCCTTAGACATTCTTCCCTGGAAATATGCAGGAACTGAACCTGAAGCAGGAAAGAAGCATGTATCACTCTCCTGTCATCCAAAAAACACACCAAGCCTGAAGAGGAGGCAAAGAAGAGACAAATGTATCATGAATTAAACAGAGCAAATATGAGTCAGAGTAAGTGAGAAAAGAGTTGCTCCTGGAACAGTATGGCAGTGTCCAGGCAAATTCCTTTCTATAACTCATCAGATCCAGCTTCTGATCTACACCCATGCTCTGCTGATGCTTCCTTGCAAGAGGTCTTGCAATTAAAACTCAGCACTCGGGTAATCTCTGCTGGTTCTGTTCAGTCCTCCAGCAAAATCAATAACCTTAtataatttttgcttttgtccCTGTTTATTTTCTGGTGAGAGCTGAAAGTGAAACAATTTCCTTTCAAAACCTCTCCCTCCCAAAAGGAGGTCTGTGAAAAAAATGGCGAGGAATTGCAAGAGACCAAATTCCCCCTAATCAGAGAATcatgtttttttaaacaaaaaatatataCCCCGTACAAATACGGGAAACTCCTGAAATCAGATTTCTCCACACCTAAAAAAGAGATGGgagggaaaaacaaacagacCAACTATTGAGCATTATTTACACTGCTTGGGGgtaggaaaacaaaagaagaaaacataggcaggaagaagaagaagacaaatAGGAGGAGAAAATTTCCTCTCACCCCTTTTCATCCAGCTATATTTGGCACTGCAGGAGTGGCAGAAATGGGAGAGGTGCAGTATTTCTGTTAAGTCATGACTGGAGTACAGGCCTTTCCCATTACTAACTGCTTTGTTATGAACACTTATCCAGAAtataaaaaggttaaaaaaaagtgcaaaaacTGAAAACTCTAATGTAAACTAGGTATCTGTGATCTCATAGCTGTACGCACTGTTCCTGGACCTGCTGCCTACTCTCTGGGTCTCCCCATTCTGCTGGCAAGGAAAAGACAGaaggacacagcagcagcaccaagaTGGGCATGTCCTCAAGCCCCCTGCAAGAGTCAGCTTTTTATGACTGTCTCTGTTGCTGAAAATGTCCTTTCCACTGGCTTCCAGTGCCCACTGCCAAAAGGACACACCGCTCTTGCCAGCtcctgggaaggcagaaatgtcaaagagagaaacaaacaaacggAAGAGACCAAAGCATGAATATCTGAGAGCAGGGTTAGGTTTGTATCTGCACCCATTTTTCCACGCCACAGCAGAGCCGTGCCCACAGAGCCactctggcagcacagcccaggctctgggagcacagCTCGTAGCCATCAACCCTACAGCTTGTATCAAGGTGCTACTGAGGATCTGGTTACACAGCACATCTTCCATGGCCTGATCCTCTGCATCAGCCACAATCCCAACGCTAGTGCAATCTAGATCTGCAAAGCCACAGCTTCATTTTAAACCAGTTTATATTCATATATTCTATTAAATAGAAGGGGGCCATGTCCACAGAGCAACGTCCATTCTGCCAAGATGAATTCTAGCCACAAAGTTGCTCCCTAAACCAAGCCTGTCTCATCAGCCACATCCCCAGTACCAGAAGAGTTTGTATCCACAGCCAAGACTTTGTATTAAAAAGACTTAGAAATTATTTACCAATCCAGATCTCTCCAAGCACATCACATGTTGCCCAGAGCAATGAAAATCCAAAATATGTGTCCATGggggaggggaagaaaaggtTTTTATGTGTCAATCACTTTGACATTTTCCtcgtttaaaaaaataattaaatgtcaGGAATGGAAGGTGTGTCTGCCTGGAAATATGGGGAGCTGGAGAGAAGAATCCCTGTCATTGCATTCCTTGCCACCCCTCTCTTTGCTCAGCAATGATGAGTATTTCACAGAAAGCATCAGTTGTTTGTTTCTCCCTCTTCCTCATCAAAGGACTGCACCCCAGAGGAGGTGACATCTGAGACTTTGCGGCTCAGTGCAGCATGTTCCATCTCCTCTCGAGGAGACAAAGATTCCAGGTCCCGGCACACTGCATCATCCTCCTCTGGAGAGGGCTTCTTGTTTAGGAGAGGAGCCTTCTCCAGCCTTGGGTTCCCTTCATCCTCAATGTGGTCCTCCATGTACGTGCTGGACTCAGCTCCACCCCCACCCTGAGCAGTCTGCAGGGGCCACACGTGGACCAGCCCCGTGCTCTGGATGAAGTTCTGCTCCTGCCGCtgttgctgcagctgctgctgctggagaaagctGCTCTGAAGCAAAATGCTTTCCTGAAGGTTTGTCTGGGACTCATCAAAATTCTGGCCTAGGTAGGAGCCAGTGGCTGGGGAGGCGATGAGGGACTGGTCACTGGCCTCCCAGGCGTCGGAGGAGCCTAAGCAGTACATGCCCTGCGAGACGTAGGAGTGAGGCCAGCTGTCATACTGCGTCTGGGCCATGTGCTCTGCAAGCAAAGGAGGCAAACAACACACAGTTAGACACTCTCCCTAGGCCAGGCTGGCTCATCCTGGTAGCCTGTGTGCCTGAGCATGGCACTGTACTGCACAAGGTGGGTGAATCCACCTTTAGAGGCaaggagagcaaagagaaaacaagTTCTGGGCAGTTGGCAGGTGACCTTGATACCCACAACTGACTGCAAGAGCTGGTAGTTTTCCACAGTTGTGCTCCAAAAAGGCAAAAGGAACTGGGCTTTGGAAACTCTCTGCTAAGATTAGATTCCTTGGACAGCTCCACAAACAGGGATGACTCTAGGAGATCTGACTGGGGCTACAGAATAAAACAGAGTAGAGCAAAAGAGAGCAACCAGAGCAGGAAGCGGGTGTCTAAGATTAGCAAGAAGCACTAGAACTCACCTTGGCTCTCCATCAGCTCCTGATAGTTCTCAGAGTAGTTGCCTGCTGGGTTGTCCTGATTTGAGTTTACACTCATATCCTCACCATCCATGGAGGACCAGGCCATGAGAGTCGCCTCAGAAATAGCAAATTGCTCCATCACCCCTGGGCCAAAGGAGACAGGGAAGGGAAGCAAAAATGCATTAAAGTCTCCACTTCTCACCATCATCCTTTACCCCATCTTTTGGTCACACTGTCCCACTCTGGTCCTATCTCGGCAACACCCATCACCCACAACTGACCCTCACCCTCTCCACCTTGCATTCCACTGGCAATATCCCAACCACCAAAGTCTCTCTCTACTTCAGCCTCTTCCGAGTGCTCTTCTCAAGCTTCTGCATTTTGGAATCTCTCAGGGGTTCCCCGCTGGGGGCCCCCCGACCGACCCCAGGCAGGTGCCAGGAGGCAGGCACAGCTACCTGCCAGGAAGCGGGCCTCCTTCTCGCCGTCGCTGAGGTCCGAGTAGGCGTCGGCGTCCTTGCGCGCGCTCTCGTgcgtgtgctgctgctgctggctgtgcgccttgccccagccctgccactcGATCATGTGCGCCACGCGGCCCTGCCCCATGGCCGTCGGCTTCGTCACGTGGTCCTTCATGCTGCGGGATATCCCTAAGGGGCCAGACATTGGGAAACAAGGCAGGGCTATTACACAGCTCCGGCGCTTTCCGACGGGGATTTTACTTCTCTCAGAAGCGGAGCTTCTCCCCTCCTGTCCTGACAGGATGCGTGACTAGGGTTGGGTGTCTCCCACCTTTCACTGCGTCACTCTCCAGGGGAGTTTCTCCATCTTTCCCTGGACAAACTCtcagaagggggaaaaagggaaaccCCAAATATGAAAGACCATTTCCTTCCTTGCCTAGAATCCATTTAGGATAGAGCTGGGCATGAAGGATGAAGCCTGGAAGTGAACAAactaagaaacaaaaaagggggTTAAACCCAAGACTGAGGGGAAGCAATTGAAGATGTCTGAGCAGGGGTGCACAGTGAGAAGCCAACAAGAGTAAGACAAATCTGTTCTTTAAAAGGGCAACAACTGTGAGATTTCTGTATTTAGAACCATGGTGTTGGAGACTCCTCTAAGGCCATGAAAAGGTGAAAGCCAGAAAGGAGCAGTTGTGAGAGTGACAGAGATATGGGAAGAGGCACAAAGGCCTGTGGAGAGAAGCTGCCAAGGATAAAGTCAAATTTTGAGGACCTCACCAGAGAAAGATGATTTAGCCAAAGCCCCAATCCCATAAGCATTGGAGTTGCGTTTCAACTTGGGAAGGATGGAGGTCGTATCTTCCATGGAGagctgaaaagagagagaataTGAAGAAATGATATacaggaaggagaaaaggaagtgaACTGAAATGAGAAAACAGCAGGTAGTTGGAAGATGAGGAGCAGAAGCAAGCAGTAAGaacaaaagaaggaaaggaaaatgagagGCTGTTTAACCAGGACTCGATATTGCACAGCACTGGGACTGACTGAGGCAAGGCCAGAGGGAGAGGCAGAAAGAGGCTGTGAGAAGCctctccctggcagctgccagccctccACAAACATGCTGCACCATTCCCAACTCTTTGTTAGAGATGCAAGACATGGCTGTTGGACAATTCAGGGATCTTGCAGTGGGGAGCTGTCAGTGCAACAGGCATGCCACAGTAATGTATCATATATGCATCGTACTACCAATTTTTTGgtactttggttttttttcttcttatataGCCTTAATAAAATGATCATGACTATATCAGTGATGGGTCCTGTTTCAAGCACCTACATCTGTAAAGAAATTTGGTCTACAGCTCTACAGCTCTGCTTAATTTTCTTGACtgccttttctgtgtttatcCTCAGTCCCTGAATAACAAGGACAGGGCACTGTTGGGACAGGCAGCCGTCACAAACATCATCACAAAAATAATCTCTCAAGATGAATTCATCAGGCTTCTTCAGAGATGTCAGGCATTGCATATGAGGCTTAACTTTCACAAGGGCTAAATAAACATTGCTTCTGCTCTTCATTTCAACCTCTCTGAAAATCAAGGCCAGAATGTTTCAAACACAAGGATACTCGAAAGTAGTGACTATGacactgaaaattttaaatCCTGACAGAAAACAAGCACTTGGACCTCACAAAAAGTGAGTGGAGCAGTAACTGGGCAGTGAAATAACTGGAGGCAAAGGAAGGCATTGTAAAGATCTCACACTGTGTATAATTCCAGTCAGTTGCCAAAATATGAGAGGTGAGATTTTCTGGAAACTGAGTGTAAATGCAGCAGCTAAGGCATCCTGTAACTGTGGAGGCAGGAACGTGCTGTGTGTGCAATGTGAGCTGAAGAAATCAGaaagcagaggaagaacagTAAAAAGTGAGAGCACAGCCCTTGTTCCATGAAGCATTTCCTTTGGTGATGAAGCTTGTTGGAGGAAGTCCATCTATGCCCCCACTGGTCATTTCTGCCCAGGTGCTCCTGCTCAGTATCCACCACTTGTTCCAGGAGagcctgggggctgtgctgtgagctgcCTCATGGAACCCATCCAAAAAAGAAGGTATATTGCAGAGGGCTCCCACTACTGCAAGGTTGAAGAGCTGTGacatgaaggcaggaatgaatgggaagggaaggaaattcATGATCCAGCTTCGGTACCAAAGAAGATCTATGGAATTACCCTGGCTAAGAGCTGCCTCATGAAAGAGCTCCATGGATTCTGTATGGATTGGAAAATGGGAAACTGCAAGTAAGGAAACTGTCTTCTGCTTTCTTTAAGGAAACATGACCTTGTGTACTTTGCTTTCAGCTAGACATAGGtgcagtgaggaaaaaaaaaagacaaacttCTTCTAGATAGTTCCTGCATGCACCATTATTTTCCAACACAATTTGTTTCTATAATTGATTCTAGGCAAAAGATCCCAAGCCATAAGTGCCACAATGAAAGAGGTGAGAATTAGTTCAAAATTATATTCAATGTCCCAAGTGATTTCAAATCACAGTAAAGAAGAAAGCTACAggtattttaaaagttttgtaTTTGAAAACACTTACACTACTCAAAATGGGGCTGCTAATCCTGGCTTTCCAAGTGTACAGAACTATAAAGTTAAtttatgtgaaaatattttataagtaCCCTTTAAAAAAGTCCTGTAGAATAAATATGCATTATTCCTTTTTCAGGATGCTGTTTCTGCGttagtgaaaaagaaaaaaaaaattttttcatgGCACAGGTCTTAAGAGCAAAAGGAACATGTGTAATTAAAATGTTTGCTTCTCATCTGCTTTTTAACTGAAGTTAACTGGTATTCTCCATCTACCCTAGGAGACATAAAGAATTCTGTTACTTCTGTGTGGAGCTGAAAATGAGGGAGACATTTCTCCCAAACTTCTCCCTGGAGAAGATCCAATGATGCTCTAATCAAGGACTACTATTTTTTTTAGATATGCTGGATGGACACCTTTCTTATGTAGCAGTGCCCAGAAATCTCAAAACCAGAACATATGAAATGGCACACATTTGTCCCCAAAAGGATGAAAGCAATTCAACAGCCACCTACAGATCAAAATATCTGCCAGACAGCAAAAGACtcagaagcaaacaaaaatctATCACCATCCTCTGAATTGGAAACAACTCCCAGAATTTCAGCAGCACGAAGGACTTTCAGCCATGTTCCCATTCTGGCCTCCGCTGTATCCAATGTCAGACAAACCCTGGTCTTCCTATGACTAGGAATTTGAAAAGTGACTCAGTGCATACTCACATTGATACCATCCCAGGAGAAATCCGTCCGTGTTTgctaaagaaagcaaagaaaggcACCACGTCAGTGTAACAAACAACTTGCAAGCAGCCAAGCAACTCCAGTAGTTTGCCACAATCAACAGGCACTACTTTCTTTATCTGGTGTGTTCAAAAACTTGTGTCTTTCAAGATGGTTTCATTCCTTGCTGGTGCCTGTAAGGGTCACGGTGTTTGAAAGTGAAATAGGGAACAAAGTGACAGAgtaggaaagagaaaagcacCTTTTCACAAGGCTCTCCTCCTAAGTGTGGGTTGCACCACTTTGAGGTTAACACAAGGAGGAGCTACACCACCTTTGTATTTTGAGTATCCTATAGCAAGCTACTCAAttctgctgaaattattttcttctgcagtGTTTTGGTTTGTCCATTCTGACTCACTCGCCCCTTGTGAGCCAGAATCATTTCCCACATCATCCATCACAGCACCAACTCAGAGTGTGCTTCCTTCAGCTGGGAGGACTCATCTCAACATCCTGGGTTTGGGGATGGAGACATTCAGGAAAATTTAGATTACTCATGTTACACCTATGGTAGCTTTTCATATAAATCAAAATGTTCACTGAGGTGTGGATTATGCTCGTTGACTTTTAGATCTGCTTTGATTTGACTGAATTCTCCATACAAGATTGGGCCCAACCATTTCCTGCGAGGACTCCATGAAACTCTTAAGTGTCTTGAAGGTGCTTTCCAAGCCAGCAAGGtacacaaacaaaataaaaataccatatatatatatgtacacctATCAACATTTTTCAAGGTTTTGCAAACTGTATATTATTTGTTAAGCTTATTTGTGAACAGTATTTGTGATTCTTCAAATATTATgcatttaaaatagattttatccTTCTAATCATTATCATTGCATACTCTGAACCTTACAAAGCTGAAAATTCAGGTATCCAAGAATGCAGAAGCTGCAGTAATTCAATGAATCAGCCCTTAAAATACTGCATGGTAAGTCGATTGTCTGTGAGTTATTAGTGAATGCATCTCTAAAATTCAAAATGCAGACAAATGTGTTTCTTCAAAAGATTTcatggctgtgctgcagaagcTGGGACAGACACAGTGCTGGACATTCCAATGTGAATCCCTTATTCAAGGAATGCAGACCTACAGGCTTGTCAGAACTGTCACTGTTTTTCTCATGTTGTGTTCCACTCCCATCATGACTGGTTAAAAACCACTTTCATTTGCAAATTCTTACTCACCATGGATCTTGTGAAGGCAGTGACTCAATTCTGTTCAAAGCAAGCCAAACTGCCCAGGTATGATCCTCAGGAGCTCACTGGCATTCCAGCCCTCCCACAGATGATGCCTCGGTGATGCACAACACCCATTTCTGAACTCAGAATTCAAACTTTCTCATCCCCTTGGCTCATTAGCTCTGGGCCAGGCACTCACCTCAGTGGAAGGTCGATGGAAGCTGCTGCCATGCAGTGAACTCGTGCTGTCCATATTGATTTGGTCCACATCTTTCAGTCCCTTCCAGTCTACTGCAATCACCTCGTTTCCTGTGGGAACACATCTGCTCAGGTTTCTGAATGCCTCTAAAATTTGTTCTACCAGTCTTAAGCCAACTCACCTAAACAAGCAGGAGAATCATTGAGTTTAAGGCCACAACAGACTCAAATCAGATATTCCATTTGTAATCAGACCACCTGTACCTCATCAACTATTACATTTCTCACAGCTTTCTCCATATGAACACAAGTCACTTGTGTTTTTCTCAAGCATGATGTAAGCTTGGCTAAAGTGCAGATTCATCCAGTCGTGATGTGCGACTGGGAAAGAATCAATTCCTTTAACATCCCCTTTCAATATTGAACCACCATCCCTGAAAAAGGCATTTCACCATTATGGCTTGAATTGGTTGCACATCAGCTTAGAGCTGCTGAAGCCTTTGCTTTGTCACCCTCAGCAAGATAAAAGACCTTTGTAATACCTGCCATTACACTTCAAATTTTAAATATCAATAATACAAAATACACATGATAAAATTTTATtaagatttaaaaatttaaaaaatattaaatgtaaAAAGTAAAACTAAATGCTAAGAAGCACATGTTAGTAGTCAGCCAGGTAaccaggactgctctgtgcagTCAGCAATTTACTCTATCTTCAGCCTGTGTGCCATCCTCAAATTCTGCTTGAAGTTATTTGCTCCCATGTCATGGAGGAACCATTGTACTGTCCTTAAACCTGAGCCTCCTATAATCTGTCAAGAAATGTAGCTGTCAAAATGATCATCTATTCCTGGGATCAATTCAGCAAGGTCTAGTCTGGTTGGATTGAATGTGAATGGTTCTACTTTCATGATcttctaactttttttttttttttttttttactctttataGCAAATTTTTCCTCCACAGACATATGCAAAGCCCCTTGCTCATTCTAGCAGCTCTGGCACATTTTATAGAGCGCTCATCACTGCACTTCCCCAGTACAAATCTTCTGACAGGAGAGAGATGCTGCAATCTACCCCACACAGGCCTGCAGGGGCCATGGAGGCACTTAAGGGTGCGGAAACCTGAGGCATTCATCACCAAGAattcaaaatgcaaaaaaaccctgatTTTGTCCCCTAAAAAGGCTAAACATGGCAATATGAAAAACATCAGAAAGACAATGCTGTTTGCATATGATGGGTGTCCACCACACCTTCACATCTCAAATTTCTGCTGCGCAGGAAGGTCCATTTCTGAAAGAACTAAGGGGTATTTTTCCTTCACATCCAAAGGATGTTTCTGTTCATCAGAACCAAGTGCTTTAATAGCATCCCCCATATGTTCCTAATTAGGCTGAGTAAAGCTGCTGTTCTCTGAGTTGCAGCTCCTTGCAACTCAGggaactcaaaaaaaaaaaaggattccTGTACTGCATGTTACAAAGGTGAGCACAGAGGTCAGACACAGCCAGACCTCTGGAGAAGGCAGGACATGGCTATGACAAGCATGACAAACACCACCCTTCAGGGCTGTGATCCTCTTAACTGGTTCTCCTGACAAGCACATCCATGTATTGGGCCTCACTGAGCTCTTGCTGACTGCACTGCCACAGATT contains the following coding sequences:
- the FAM131B gene encoding protein FAM131B isoform X2 → MGCIGSRTVGNEVIAVDWKGLKDVDQINMDSTSSLHGSSFHRPSTEQTRTDFSWDGINLSMEDTTSILPKLKRNSNAYGIGALAKSSFSGISRSMKDHVTKPTAMGQGRVAHMIEWQGWGKAHSQQQQHTHESARKDADAYSDLSDGEKEARFLAGVMEQFAISEATLMAWSSMDGEDMSVNSNQDNPAGNYSENYQELMESQEHMAQTQYDSWPHSYVSQGMYCLGSSDAWEASDQSLIASPATGSYLGQNFDESQTNLQESILLQSSFLQQQQLQQQRQEQNFIQSTGLVHVWPLQTAQGGGGAESSTYMEDHIEDEGNPRLEKAPLLNKKPSPEEDDAVCRDLESLSPREEMEHAALSRKVSDVTSSGVQSFDEEEGETNN
- the FAM131B gene encoding protein FAM131B isoform X1, encoding MGCIGSRTVGNEVIAVDWKGLKDVDQINMDSTSSLHGSSFHRPSTEQTRTDFSWDGINLSMEDTTSILPKLKRNSNAYGIGALAKSSFSGPLGISRSMKDHVTKPTAMGQGRVAHMIEWQGWGKAHSQQQQHTHESARKDADAYSDLSDGEKEARFLAGVMEQFAISEATLMAWSSMDGEDMSVNSNQDNPAGNYSENYQELMESQEHMAQTQYDSWPHSYVSQGMYCLGSSDAWEASDQSLIASPATGSYLGQNFDESQTNLQESILLQSSFLQQQQLQQQRQEQNFIQSTGLVHVWPLQTAQGGGGAESSTYMEDHIEDEGNPRLEKAPLLNKKPSPEEDDAVCRDLESLSPREEMEHAALSRKVSDVTSSGVQSFDEEEGETNN